DNA from Flavobacteriales bacterium:
ATCCCCCCTCCCCGCGCCCGTCCTCCGGGTAATAGTTGTTGAGCTGCCGGCGCAGGGTGACGTAGCGGTAGGTGCCGAAGAGGATGAAGACCGCGCTGAGGCAGAGCGCCACGATGCCCAGCCAGTGCAGCCGGCCGAGGCCTTCCATCTGCAGCAGCGCCAGGCCGCCGATGAGCAGGTAGAGGGTGCTGCGGATGTAGCTGAGCAGGGTGCGCTCGTTGGCCAGGCGCGTGCGCACCAGGGCCAGGTGGTCCCGCAGGATCAGGTCCTCCCGCAGGTCGAAGTGCTTGTCGACGGGCCTCATGCGGCGGCTTTCCTGCGAAGGTGCATCATCGCGCGCAGCGCAGGTGCACGCGGCTGGGCCCTGCCCCCGGTCCATCGGCTCAGGCACGGGGCGCTGCGCCAGGCGCACCCGTCACCGCCAGCAGGTAGCCCATCACCACCAGCGCCATCACGGCTGTTACCCCAAAGGTGACCGCGGGTCCGAAGGCCATCCACAACGCGCCCGCCAGGCTGCTGGCCACCAGCGCGCACAGGCTTTGCAGGCCGGCATAGGTGCCTGCGGCCGAGGCCATCTGCTCCTTCGGCACCAACTGGCCGATCCAGGCCTTCGCCACGCCCTCGGTGGCGGCGGC
Protein-coding regions in this window:
- a CDS encoding DUF202 domain-containing protein — translated: MRPVDKHFDLREDLILRDHLALVRTRLANERTLLSYIRSTLYLLIGGLALLQMEGLGRLHWLGIVALCLSAVFILFGTYRYVTLRRQLNNYYPEDGRGEGG